The proteins below are encoded in one region of Apium graveolens cultivar Ventura chromosome 4, ASM990537v1, whole genome shotgun sequence:
- the LOC141718369 gene encoding uncharacterized protein LOC141718369: MTFSTEDYEDVICPHKDPFIINPLIGQNKIWKLFVDTGSSTSILFHKTYYKMNREGEQLKPCDEALLCAFGGHPIPFEGTIILLVLLGKLPYIIENPVKSYVVRIKSPYNVIMGRPLLSTFEAVESIPNLKLKFPTKKGVREMRGDQKTARIIMLEDLEKD; this comes from the coding sequence ATGACCTTTAGCACAGAGGATTATGAAGATGTCATATGTCCACATAAAGACCCATTCATCATCAATCCTCTCATTGGGCAGAATAAAATCTGGAAATTATTTGTAGACACTGGTAGCTCGACCAGCATACTGTTCCACAAAACGTACTATAAGATGAACCGGGAGGGTGAACAATTGAAACCCTGTGACGAAGCTCTTCTCTGCGCCTTCGGTGGACACCCAATACCGTTCGAAGGTACAATAATTCTACTTGTTCTTTTGGGTAAATTGCCATATATTATCGAAAATCCTGTGAAATCCTATGTGGTTCGGATCAAGAGTCCCTATAATGTGATCATGGGAAGGCCACTCTTGTCAACTTTCGAGGCGGTGGAATCTATACCAAATCTTAAGCTTAAATTTCCAACCAAAAAAGGGGTAAGAGAGATGCGGGGTGATCAGAAGACTGCCAGAATTATAATGCTGGAAGATTTAGAGAAGGATTAG